From Candidatus Neomarinimicrobiota bacterium, the proteins below share one genomic window:
- a CDS encoding hypothetical protein (frameshifted, insertion/deletion at around 2756866,2756781,2756854), which translates to MDYVIHELKTHFSGRTFEKKREDLLFTTLETGVLVHALKHLRDVLGFRHLVLITAVDWIEEDQFQLTYLLRNHTQKTDVGLRVFIPRQNPVMESVHTLWETAATYQRELHEMFGIDFPGSPRVNKPFILEGWQDIPPYRRDFDTKKYSEETYFPRPGRKTHDPETYMKQKLYPDGTES; encoded by the coding sequence ATGGATTATGTCATTCACGAGCTGAAAACACACTTTTCAGGAAGGACTTTTGAAAAGAAGCGGGAAGATCTCCTGTTTACCACCCTGGAGACCGGAGTATTGGTTCACGCACTGAAACATCTGCGGGATGTGCTGGGCTTTCGTCATCTGGTGCTGATCACTGCCGTGGACTGGATTGAGGAAGATCAGTTTCAGCTCACCTATCTTCTGAGGAATCATACCCAAAAGACAGATGTGGGCCTCCGGGTCTTTATTCCACGGCAAAATCCCGTGATGGAATCGGTTCACACCTTATGGGAAACGGCGGCCACCTATCAGCGGGAATTACACGAAATGTTCGGAATCGATTTTCCCGGGAGTCCCAGAGTAAACAAACCCTTTATCCTGGAAGGCTGGCAGGATATTCCTCCTTACCGGAGAGATTTTGACACAAAAAAATATTCGGAAGAGACCTATTTCCCCAGGCCGGGGCGGAAAACTCACGATCCTGAGACATATATGAAACAGAAACTCTATCCCGATGGAACGGAATCATGA
- a CDS encoding NADH-quinone oxidoreductase subunit D encodes MKYFEEDRSKFPPKNADGSFQIDPESHKFTHIWQGPQHPGITGNMSLELIIQGDEVMQCETHVGYLHRGFEKLMERRKYIQCFPLVCRICVPEPDFNEYCFAAGVEELAGIHVPEKALWIRTLVLEMARLASYLMWMGGAAGSLGHGLPGQWTNYLRDYILDRFEELTGGRIYHMYILPGGVRNDLPEGFKQRLLDVLDDIERVMKDVKTVMFNNAVFKKRTQGLGVIDPSWIEPYGITGPNARAAGIPLDVRKDSPYLKYPELDFEPVVGIESDAYTRLDVRRRDLLVTVDLIRQILNKMPENGEYMAPLPNVLNWEIPRGETYVRAECTRGEYGYYMVSDGSMYPRRVNVRGPSYTHAVALMEKLVVGVNIADVAALMTSLHTYPPEIER; translated from the coding sequence ATGAAATATTTTGAAGAAGACAGGAGCAAATTCCCCCCGAAAAATGCTGACGGTTCTTTTCAGATAGACCCGGAAAGTCACAAATTCACCCATATCTGGCAGGGCCCTCAACACCCTGGAATTACAGGAAATATGTCTCTTGAACTCATCATCCAGGGTGATGAGGTGATGCAGTGTGAAACCCACGTGGGTTACCTGCACCGGGGATTTGAAAAGCTGATGGAGCGGCGGAAATACATCCAGTGTTTTCCCCTGGTGTGCCGTATTTGCGTTCCCGAGCCCGATTTCAATGAATACTGTTTTGCCGCCGGCGTAGAAGAGCTGGCCGGTATTCATGTCCCGGAAAAAGCCCTCTGGATTCGCACCCTGGTTTTGGAAATGGCTCGACTGGCCAGTTATCTCATGTGGATGGGCGGCGCAGCGGGAAGTCTGGGACACGGCCTGCCGGGACAGTGGACCAATTACCTGCGGGATTATATTCTGGATCGGTTTGAAGAACTCACCGGCGGCCGAATCTATCACATGTATATTTTGCCTGGCGGGGTTCGGAATGACCTGCCGGAGGGATTTAAACAGCGACTTTTGGATGTATTGGATGATATAGAACGGGTTATGAAAGATGTAAAAACCGTCATGTTCAACAATGCCGTTTTCAAAAAACGAACCCAGGGACTCGGCGTCATAGATCCCTCGTGGATCGAACCTTATGGCATTACCGGTCCCAATGCCAGGGCAGCAGGAATCCCCCTGGATGTCCGGAAGGATTCCCCCTACCTGAAATATCCGGAGCTGGATTTTGAACCGGTCGTCGGGATAGAATCCGATGCCTATACACGCCTGGATGTCCGGCGGCGGGATTTGCTTGTCACCGTGGATCTGATCCGCCAGATTCTGAATAAAATGCCGGAAAACGGAGAATATATGGCGCCTTTGCCCAATGTGCTGAACTGGGAAATCCCCCGGGGAGAAACCTATGTCCGGGCAGAATGTACCCGGGGTGAATACGGGTATTACATGGTTTCTGACGGTTCCATGTATCCCCGGCGGGTCAATGTGCGGGGACCCTCGTACACCCATGCCGTGGCACTCATGGAAAAACTGGTCGTCGGCGTGAATATTGCCGATGTGGCGGCCCTGATGACCTCTCTACATACCTATCCACCTGAAATTGAGCGGTAA
- a CDS encoding FAD-dependent oxidoreductase: MKISDILQPLTAWKNLVKDPITIKVPLNRDGAPRYRGFHKNDLDTCIGCGTCEAICQNAAIDMVPVEGVETKDGDSGLRPRIDYGRCCWCGLCVDICTTGSLTMSNAYQWIDNDPEVFRFIPGAEEKPWDTADKGYKRPENYTLNPLDRVSMEELNPADRIQGFMEIVKGYSHEQALREADRCVSCGICVATCPAHMGIPAYIEAIRNDDLNRAIRILYETNPLPEVCGRVCTHKCETVCSISHRGDPVSIRWLKRYIADQIPEHKYASLLDSPQEETGKKIAIIGAGPAGLSAAYYLRLQGHAVVIFEAQPEAGGMMRYGIPEYRLPYDQLDKDIEHIKHLGVKIRTETRVGRDISLKSLHEEFDIVYAATGLHEGRSTRAQGADHPQVYQAVNLLRDFTKGLKIPYEAPVVVIGGGNVAMDIARTLARLHMQKMGRVNITLTCLETEDIMPADREEIVEAREEGIQIIPGYGPLEVVSEGDTLKGLKTVRCVSVFDEHGRFNPKFDPSDTRFLPASIVVEAIGQGMDLSYIPESFKKEIKTDARGRIQVDAYYQTSLPWFFAGGDIIEGPDVIHAIANGHTAAKRIDHILRGEL, encoded by the coding sequence ATGAAAATCAGCGATATACTTCAGCCTTTAACGGCCTGGAAAAATCTGGTAAAAGACCCCATCACAATTAAGGTTCCCCTGAACCGGGATGGAGCTCCGCGCTACCGGGGCTTCCACAAAAATGATCTGGATACCTGTATTGGATGCGGCACCTGTGAAGCCATTTGTCAGAATGCCGCCATCGACATGGTTCCGGTAGAGGGCGTTGAGACAAAAGACGGTGACAGCGGCCTGCGCCCGCGTATTGACTACGGACGCTGCTGCTGGTGTGGCCTCTGTGTTGATATCTGCACGACGGGATCGTTGACCATGTCCAATGCCTATCAATGGATTGACAATGATCCGGAAGTTTTCCGGTTTATTCCCGGTGCAGAGGAAAAACCCTGGGATACGGCCGACAAGGGATACAAGCGGCCGGAAAACTATACCCTGAACCCGTTGGACCGGGTCTCCATGGAAGAGCTCAACCCGGCAGACCGAATCCAGGGCTTTATGGAAATTGTAAAGGGATACAGCCATGAGCAGGCACTGCGGGAAGCTGACCGGTGTGTTTCCTGTGGGATCTGCGTTGCTACCTGCCCGGCACACATGGGTATTCCCGCTTATATTGAGGCAATTCGAAACGATGATTTGAACCGGGCTATACGTATTCTCTATGAGACCAATCCGCTTCCGGAAGTCTGTGGCCGGGTGTGTACCCATAAATGCGAAACCGTCTGTTCCATTTCCCACCGGGGGGATCCTGTATCCATCCGGTGGTTGAAACGCTATATTGCCGATCAGATTCCTGAACATAAATATGCTTCCCTGCTGGATTCTCCACAGGAAGAGACCGGAAAAAAGATAGCCATTATCGGTGCCGGTCCGGCCGGTCTTTCTGCCGCTTACTATCTCCGCCTTCAGGGACATGCCGTTGTGATTTTTGAAGCTCAGCCCGAGGCCGGCGGGATGATGAGATATGGAATTCCTGAATATCGCCTTCCCTATGACCAGCTGGATAAAGACATTGAACACATAAAACACCTCGGCGTGAAAATCAGGACCGAAACACGTGTTGGGCGGGATATATCACTGAAATCCCTCCATGAAGAATTTGACATTGTCTATGCGGCAACAGGGCTTCATGAAGGCCGGAGCACCCGGGCTCAGGGAGCTGATCATCCCCAAGTATATCAGGCGGTGAATCTGCTCCGGGATTTTACCAAAGGACTAAAAATCCCGTATGAAGCGCCGGTGGTCGTCATCGGAGGCGGAAATGTCGCCATGGATATCGCCCGAACGCTTGCGCGCCTGCACATGCAAAAGATGGGCCGGGTGAACATCACCCTCACCTGCCTGGAAACAGAGGATATAATGCCGGCGGACCGGGAAGAAATCGTAGAAGCCCGGGAAGAAGGGATTCAAATCATTCCCGGCTACGGCCCCCTGGAAGTTGTCAGCGAAGGCGATACCCTGAAGGGCTTGAAAACCGTTCGGTGTGTTTCGGTTTTTGACGAACATGGCCGCTTCAATCCAAAATTTGACCCCTCAGATACCCGATTTTTACCAGCATCCATTGTCGTTGAAGCCATCGGGCAGGGCATGGACCTCTCATACATACCCGAATCATTCAAAAAAGAGATAAAAACCGATGCACGGGGACGGATTCAGGTGGATGCGTATTATCAAACATCCCTGCCCTGGTTTTTTGCAGGTGGTGACATCATAGAGGGGCCGGATGTGATTCACGCCATTGCCAACGGTCACACGGCGGCAAAACGTATAGACCATATTTTACGAGGTGAACTATGA
- a CDS encoding peroxiredoxin: MTVLVSREAPDFTAPAVMPDNTINPSFRLSDYKGKPIVLFFWPLDFSFVCPTEIIAHDRRLDAFDKRGIRVIGVSVDSQYTHLAWKNTPRTKGGIGPVRFPIVADVNHEITQKYGIEHPDGVALRASFLIDPDGIVQSQIINNLNLGRNVDEILRVADALAYTRETGRVCPAGWESGKSALEASAEGVESYLSEFSEDL; the protein is encoded by the coding sequence ATGACTGTTCTCGTATCCCGTGAAGCGCCTGATTTCACGGCACCGGCCGTCATGCCGGACAATACGATCAATCCATCATTTCGTTTATCGGATTATAAAGGAAAACCGATCGTTCTTTTTTTCTGGCCCCTGGATTTCAGCTTTGTGTGTCCAACGGAAATCATTGCCCATGACCGGCGTCTGGATGCTTTCGACAAACGGGGTATCCGGGTGATTGGCGTGTCTGTAGACTCACAATATACCCATCTGGCCTGGAAGAATACTCCCCGGACAAAGGGGGGGATTGGGCCGGTACGTTTTCCCATTGTCGCAGATGTCAATCATGAAATCACCCAAAAATACGGCATTGAACATCCGGACGGTGTGGCACTCAGGGCCTCTTTTCTCATCGACCCGGATGGGATTGTGCAATCACAAATCATCAATAACCTGAATCTTGGCCGGAATGTTGATGAAATCTTGCGCGTGGCCGACGCCCTGGCCTATACCCGGGAAACAGGCAGGGTGTGTCCTGCCGGCTGGGAATCGGGAAAATCTGCCCTGGAAGCCAGTGCCGAAGGCGTTGAAAGTTATCTCAGCGAATTTTCTGAAGATTTGTAA
- the ssb gene encoding single-stranded DNA-binding protein, with product MHKNSMNKVIIIGNLGRDPERRALPDGRAISNISVATTESYRDSSSGEIKEITEWHRCVAFGKTADYINQYVTKGRKVYVEGRIRTRKWQDKDGNDRYTTEILVDILILLDRRGAGQDEDDSGSASDVSIQYDENENTSSNTGTSENLPQDDDLPF from the coding sequence ATGCATAAAAATTCCATGAACAAAGTGATCATTATTGGTAACCTCGGACGGGATCCGGAGCGGAGGGCTTTGCCAGATGGACGGGCCATATCAAACATCTCCGTGGCGACAACGGAGTCTTACCGGGATAGCTCAAGCGGCGAAATCAAAGAAATAACCGAATGGCATCGTTGTGTGGCCTTCGGAAAAACGGCAGATTATATCAACCAATATGTGACCAAAGGGCGGAAAGTTTATGTGGAAGGACGGATCCGAACCCGGAAATGGCAGGATAAGGACGGAAACGACCGGTACACAACGGAAATTCTTGTAGATATCCTGATTCTTCTGGATCGCCGGGGCGCCGGACAAGATGAGGATGATAGTGGATCTGCCTCAGATGTTTCGATTCAATATGACGAAAACGAGAATACATCTTCCAATACCGGAACATCGGAAAATCTGCCACAGGACGACGACCTTCCCTTCTGA
- a CDS encoding YggS family pyridoxal phosphate-dependent enzyme, whose translation MIPNLEENLNRIKTDIRRLSPHPDKVTLVAVTKRFPISVLQQAADLGIDNLGESRMQEALEKFEKDPLPGVIRHFIGVLQSNKVQKLVDYFHWLHSLDHIKIARKIYEKESSVNICIQVNTSGEETKSGLRPDRVSDFVKTLQKETPGLHIRGLMTMGPLTEDENRIRKAFRLLREIGDTLRPLETDTFSFREYSMGMSGDYRIALEEGATMLRIGQGLFGPRPENQ comes from the coding sequence ATGATCCCAAATCTTGAGGAAAATCTGAACCGCATCAAAACGGATATCCGCCGCCTGTCTCCCCATCCTGACAAGGTAACACTGGTGGCCGTTACAAAGCGTTTTCCCATCTCGGTTCTGCAACAGGCTGCAGATCTGGGAATAGACAATCTGGGAGAAAGCCGGATGCAGGAAGCCCTGGAAAAATTTGAAAAAGATCCACTACCTGGCGTAATCCGGCACTTTATCGGGGTATTACAATCAAACAAAGTTCAGAAACTGGTGGACTATTTTCACTGGCTTCACAGCCTGGATCACATAAAAATTGCCCGGAAAATTTACGAGAAGGAATCCTCCGTAAATATCTGTATTCAGGTGAACACAAGTGGCGAAGAAACCAAAAGCGGCCTTCGACCCGACCGGGTATCGGACTTTGTCAAAACCCTGCAAAAAGAGACCCCGGGGCTGCATATCCGCGGACTCATGACCATGGGGCCGCTGACAGAAGATGAAAACAGAATCCGTAAAGCCTTTCGCCTCCTCCGGGAAATCGGAGATACGCTCCGGCCCCTCGAAACAGATACCTTTTCTTTCAGGGAGTATTCCATGGGGATGTCCGGTGATTACCGTATTGCCCTGGAAGAAGGAGCCACCATGTTGAGGATCGGGCAGGGACTTTTCGGACCAAGACCGGAGAACCAATGA